CTCGCGAGGCGCTCACGTCGGTGACCGGCACGTCCAGTCGCTCGACGGCCTCGCAGACGCAGTCGCCGGACTCGCGAGTGAATCGCACCCGCTCGGCGCGGTCGGTCTCGAAGACGACCGATGCCTCGTCGGGGAGGTCGGTCGCCGTCGCGTCGCCGACGAGGTCGAACTCCTCGACGACCTCGCCCTCCCCGGCCGTGCTCCACCTGGCCGACCGGGCGATCGTGTCGCCACCGGTCGACGCCGCCACGGGACAGGCGTCGGCCGCCTCGACCGCGAGCCTGACCCGGATACCGCGTGCCGATTTGGCTCCCATGTGCGGCGGGTGGGAGGCTCGGCAATAGAACCCCGTTCGGCGCTCTCAGTGTCCGGGAACCCCCGGCGAACACGTTCGTCTGGCTTCTGTCGTCAGTCGGAGTCGAGGACCATCGACAGGACCGTCCGCTGGGCGGTCGCGAGGTGTTCGCAAGCGGTCGACAGCGCGACGCCGAGTTCCTCGGCCACCTCGCCGGCGTTGGCGCGCTTGGGCGTCTCGAAGTACCCCATCTCGAAGGCCGTCTCCAGCACCTCCCGCTGGCGGTCGGTCAGCTCGGCTCGGTCGACGGCCACGGGATCGTGGTCGGTCAGGTCGCAGTCGCGTTCGAGCCCGACCACGGCGACGCCGCCGAAGCGCGAGCGCAACACCTCGACGACTTCCTCCAGTCGGTCGGCGTCGGGGGTGAAAAAGGAGAGCCTGACCGCGTCGTCGTCGGCAGAGATGTCGTCGAGGGGATAGCCGAATTCCGAGAGGACACCGCAGACGCAGGCCGACTCGTCGACGCCGCGCTCGCGGTAGCGGACGCCCTCCTCCCACTCGAAGACGGGTTCGATGTCGTCGGCCGGCGCCGCGCACTCGCGGATCTCCTCGGCGTCGCCCCGGAGGGTGAACTCCTGGACGAGCCGCCCGTCGTCGACGGTCCGCGAGACGGCGTCGACGCTCGCGCCCGCCGTTCTGGCCGCTCGTGCGGGCGTACAGTGGCCCGGCTCGGTGACGCGCATCTCGACCCGGAGCCCGTCCGTCGACATGGGACCCCCTCCGACCGCCGGCCACAAAAGCGTGTCCGAATACAAACATGTTCGGGGGTGTCACCGGGTGGATAACCGACCACGGTGTCGCGGGTCGCGGGACAGAGCCCCAGTGAGAATCCGTTCGCGACGGTCCCGTCCTGCCCGAACGCCCTGGCGGGTCGACCGGTGCCGGGAGCGTCCGCGCGCCGGTCGGACCGCCTGGCGCGCGACCCGGACGGTCGACCTCGTCGCCGAGAAGACGGCGCGTCTGGAAGACGACGAGCAGTTCTACATCTTCGCCGCGATCGAGGCCGACGGTCCGGTCGCCCGCCACGGGCCGGGCCGTCGACAACCTCCCTGTCGACTCCGGCGAGCGCCGACGGATCGAGAACGGCGGCGCTCAGCGCACGGCCGCCCTCGTCGGTGTCCCCTGAATACGTCCCGTCTCCCGACACCGACCGACCCCGAGCGTATCTTATTTATATACATGACGGCTATTATATTGTATCTGTCCGATCGGATCGGGGCCTGAAACCCGAAGCGCGCCAGATACGGATTCTATCGGTGGAATAGCCGGATCGATTTTGATCCACTCACGTCGGAGACGTTCGAAAACTCCGAATTCGAGCCCTTATACCGATATTTCTGAAGGGAGCGATCCGACGCCACATCCAATCATTTTGACTGTATCGTAGATATTTAGAGTATCTGGTGTATACTACACGGAACGAGCGGCGGTGACCACCGCGGTAGGAGACTGTTACCGGCGCGCGGCCGGGTGGGACGGTCGCAACGGTAGCGGGCGGGGGTGGAACGGAACTCCGGATTTATTGTCGGGACTCGGGTAGAGGGACGCGCCTCCCCCACGTTCGCGGGTGGTGCACGACACATGAGACGGAACTTTCAGGGAACCGATAGAGGGAAGCGAGTCGTGGCCGACGACGGGACGGCCGTCGGGACGCTCGTGCGGACCGACGGGGACCGGGCTCGAGTCCTCCTGGACCCCGAGCGGTCAGACCCGGGCGATCCGACGGGCGAACGCGGGTCGCGGACGACGGTCGCGATCGACCGCAGAGGGGTCGCAGAGAGCACGAACGACCGCGTTCGTCTGACCGAGGGCGCCGACCCGACCGACGCACGGAGACGCACGTGAGGAGTGCGGAGGGAGTGCAGTTCAGATCTCCGTGATGCGGTCGTGATCCATCTGGACGGCCGACGCGTCCGCTTCGAGCAGCGCGACGACGAGGTACGTCGCGTGGTCGGCGAAGTACTCGACCAGCTCGGCGATCCGCTCGGCGTCGATGGCCTCCAGGGAGTCCAGCAGGAGGAACGGGCACCGCCGGTGGACGTCGTGGACGAGGTAGCCGGCCAGCGCCAGCACGAGCCCGACGACCTCCCGCTCGCTCTCGCTGAGGTTCGACGGCGAGTCCTCGAAGACGCCCTCGTCCCCTTCGCGGACGACGCGGATGTCGAAGGTGCCGACGTCGGCACCCGACCGGTCGGTCCCGGTGGTCCGTGTCAGGCGTACCCGAGTGACGTTCCCGTAGTCGAGGGCGTCGACCAGCGCGTCGGCGTGGTCGTTGAACGTCGCCACGGCCTCGGCCGCAGTTCGGTCGAGCCGCGTCCTGCGCTCGAGGAGGTCGGACTGGAGCTCCTCGCGACGGGTTTCGAGCCGGTCGCGCTCCTCGAGGCGTTCGTCGAGGGCGGTCAGCTCCGACTCGACGGCCGCCAGGTCCGACCGCCGCTGTTCGAGCTCGACCTGGCGCTCGTTGGCCCGCCGGTGCAGGTCCAGCAGATCCGAGTAGTCCTCGGTCCGCAGGTCTTCGACGGTCGCCTCCAGCTCCCGTACGCGTTCGTTCAGGTCCCGGCGGCGCCGTTCGAGTTCGCCGATGCGCTCCTCCCGGCGCGCGAGCTCGGATTCGACGCGGTCGCGTTCGGCTCGCAGGTCCGCCCGCCGCTCGCGGCGTCGCTCCAGCCGTTCGCGACGGGCGTCGAGCCTGTCGATCCGAGCGGTCAGGTCGCGACGCCGCGCGAGCGTCCGCTCGCGAAGGGCACGCAGCCGGTCGAGCGTCCCCTCTATCGCCGCGCGGTCGACGGTCGACCCGCACGTCCAGCAGGTGACCCGCCCGGCGCCCGACAGCTGGTCGGTCACGTGCTCGTCGCCGTCGTTCGACGCGAGTCCCACGGAGTCGTCCACACCCGCGATACCGTCGTCGTCCGCGATACCGTCGTCGTCCGCGATACCGTCGTCGTCCGCGATACCGTCGTCGGGGTCCCCTACTCGCCGAACTACCTCGGCCCGGTCGATCCCGTCGAGTCCGGCGAGGTGTCCGTCCTCGAGCTGCCTCTCGTTGAACCGGACGATCCCCTGGAGAGCGCTCACGTCGCCGTCGAGCCGGCGCTTGCGCTCGCGCAGCGTCGCGACGTCCGCGCCCAGTGCGTCGATCTCCGCCTCGTCGGCCGCCGAGACGGCCGACAGATCCCGTTCTATCTCCTCGCGTTCGCGTTCGACCGCCGCGAGCGTGTCCCGCTCGGCGTCCAGCTCCTCGATCACCGATTCGAGATCCGTCCGCGCCGCCCGCAGCTCGTCGAGTCGGTCCTCCAGGCGCTCGTCGCGCTCGATCCCGTCGTCCAGCGACGCGTCGGCCGCTTCGATCGCCGCCTCCAGGTCGGCGAGGTCGGATTCGAACGCTTCGATCTCCCCCTCGAGGCGGCGCCGCTCGGCGGCCAGCTCCGCCCGCTCCTCGTCCAGCCCTTCGAGGTCGGACAGGTCGTCGTCGACCCGCCGCTTCTCGGCGGTCAGCC
This DNA window, taken from Halosimplex litoreum, encodes the following:
- a CDS encoding helix-turn-helix domain-containing protein, with protein sequence MSTDGLRVEMRVTEPGHCTPARAARTAGASVDAVSRTVDDGRLVQEFTLRGDAEEIRECAAPADDIEPVFEWEEGVRYRERGVDESACVCGVLSEFGYPLDDISADDDAVRLSFFTPDADRLEEVVEVLRSRFGGVAVVGLERDCDLTDHDPVAVDRAELTDRQREVLETAFEMGYFETPKRANAGEVAEELGVALSTACEHLATAQRTVLSMVLDSD
- a CDS encoding archaea-specific SMC-related protein, which encodes MGGDAGADGSDDDRSESTTDDGAGTASVSVRDVGGIEATTVELDPGVTVLAGRNATNRTSFLRAIRAVLGGETTPLRRGADAGRVELTVGGDTHTRRFDRTDDGVVAAGDPYLTDPGPADTYAVLLEDNDVRQAVRTGGDLAGVVMRPVDTDAIETEIERLTAEKRRVDDDLSDLEGLDEERAELAAERRRLEGEIEAFESDLADLEAAIEAADASLDDGIERDERLEDRLDELRAARTDLESVIEELDAERDTLAAVEREREEIERDLSAVSAADEAEIDALGADVATLRERKRRLDGDVSALQGIVRFNERQLEDGHLAGLDGIDRAEVVRRVGDPDDGIADDDGIADDDGIADDDGIAGVDDSVGLASNDGDEHVTDQLSGAGRVTCWTCGSTVDRAAIEGTLDRLRALRERTLARRRDLTARIDRLDARRERLERRRERRADLRAERDRVESELARREERIGELERRRRDLNERVRELEATVEDLRTEDYSDLLDLHRRANERQVELEQRRSDLAAVESELTALDERLEERDRLETRREELQSDLLERRTRLDRTAAEAVATFNDHADALVDALDYGNVTRVRLTRTTGTDRSGADVGTFDIRVVREGDEGVFEDSPSNLSESEREVVGLVLALAGYLVHDVHRRCPFLLLDSLEAIDAERIAELVEYFADHATYLVVALLEADASAVQMDHDRITEI